The following coding sequences lie in one Capnocytophaga stomatis genomic window:
- a CDS encoding site-specific integrase, producing MQVKKSTFKVLFYLKKNAPKKNGKVAIMGRITIDGKIAQFSTKLEIFPNKWDLKFGKVLGKSEEALSLNRKLEELKTRLVNQYDHLMKTDGFATAEKLKNSFLGISTTDHSLLKLFRKFNVDFEKMVAKDVRSQQTFAKYKIVYEHLSNFIEYKYHRTDIDFRELTLDFIKEFDFYLRINKGLTNNSVRAYVIPILKMVDIAIEKEIIHKNPFSNYEILVEERDKGFLLKEEIEQFLNLSFKNKTIELVRDLFVFSCFTGLSYIDIKQLKKSQIQTFFDGNRWILSRRKKTSNPSNVRLLPIAQKIIDKYESISKNDFVFPVPSNSSCNLHLREICLKAGINKTKPLSFHWARHTFGTLFLTEGVPLESVSKMMGHKNLKTTQIYAKITNEKISRDMEKIAYKFNDFGERLVASL from the coding sequence ATGCAAGTAAAAAAATCAACCTTCAAAGTGCTTTTCTATCTGAAAAAAAATGCTCCTAAGAAAAACGGAAAAGTAGCCATTATGGGTAGGATTACCATTGATGGTAAAATTGCCCAATTTAGTACTAAGCTCGAAATTTTTCCCAATAAATGGGATTTGAAATTCGGCAAAGTCTTAGGTAAGAGTGAAGAAGCTCTTTCATTAAATCGCAAATTGGAAGAGCTGAAAACTCGTTTAGTCAATCAATATGACCATCTGATGAAAACGGATGGATTTGCTACTGCCGAAAAACTGAAAAACAGCTTTTTAGGTATTAGCACAACAGACCATTCTCTTCTAAAATTGTTTAGAAAATTTAATGTCGATTTTGAAAAAATGGTTGCAAAAGATGTTCGTAGCCAACAAACCTTTGCCAAGTATAAAATCGTTTACGAACATCTTTCGAACTTCATTGAATATAAATACCACAGAACGGACATAGACTTTCGAGAATTAACCTTGGATTTTATCAAAGAATTTGATTTTTATCTTCGAATTAATAAGGGATTGACCAATAATTCTGTACGAGCGTATGTAATCCCCATTCTTAAAATGGTTGATATTGCCATTGAAAAAGAAATTATTCATAAAAATCCGTTTTCTAATTATGAAATTTTGGTTGAGGAACGTGATAAAGGTTTTTTACTCAAAGAAGAGATTGAGCAGTTTTTAAATTTGTCTTTCAAAAATAAAACAATTGAGTTAGTTCGTGATTTGTTCGTGTTTAGCTGTTTTACGGGACTTTCATATATTGATATCAAACAGCTTAAAAAGAGTCAAATTCAAACCTTTTTTGATGGCAATCGTTGGATTCTTTCCCGTAGAAAAAAAACTAGTAATCCTTCCAATGTTCGCCTACTTCCCATTGCTCAAAAAATCATTGATAAATACGAATCCATCAGTAAAAATGACTTTGTATTTCCTGTTCCGAGTAATAGCTCTTGCAATCTTCATTTACGAGAAATCTGCTTAAAGGCAGGTATTAATAAAACAAAACCTTTGAGTTTTCACTGGGCAAGGCATACTTTCGGCACCTTATTTCTTACAGAGGGTGTCCCATTGGAAAGTGTTAGCAAAATGATGGGACATAAAAATTTGAAAACCACACAGATTTACGCTAAAATTACCAATGAAAAAATCAGCAGGGATATGGAAAAAATCGCTTATAAATTTAATGATTTCGGTGAGCGATTAGTCGCTTCATTATAA
- a CDS encoding META domain-containing protein, with amino-acid sequence MKLKYILFLAIGGAISACSTSKEQIYWVNSAKADCNAGAGKAQCLQVSKNEDLNKAQWKFLYTPIENFVFEEGFFKKIQVKETQLDSKNVPADASSVKYTMIKEIEKQKDMTFELGGNWTLEKLDGNAVTQSLKPSLSIHLQEKKINGIGGCNNYFGAITELSQDKIQFGKVGATKKMCMEDNIEMAYFTALSEVRTFKINDGKLVLFDASGKEKLIFSPKQQVNERLHDIWGAVRIGGKTIENKESVPLLEINLTEMSISGSDSCNSYFGHIEELTEEKIVFGDIGMTAKLCSEMEIARQYNEAIGKVASYKLDGLNLTFYDINGNELVAFIKGD; translated from the coding sequence ATGAAGCTAAAATATATTCTTTTTTTGGCAATTGGTGGAGCCATTTCGGCGTGTTCCACTTCAAAAGAACAGATTTATTGGGTAAATTCGGCAAAAGCAGATTGCAATGCAGGAGCAGGAAAAGCCCAATGCTTACAAGTTTCTAAAAATGAAGACCTTAATAAGGCTCAGTGGAAATTTCTTTACACTCCGATTGAGAATTTTGTTTTCGAGGAAGGATTTTTCAAGAAAATACAAGTGAAAGAAACACAATTGGATAGCAAAAATGTTCCTGCCGATGCTTCTTCAGTAAAATATACGATGATAAAAGAGATTGAAAAACAAAAAGATATGACTTTTGAACTTGGCGGAAATTGGACTTTGGAAAAACTCGACGGTAATGCGGTAACGCAATCGCTGAAACCGAGTTTAAGCATTCATCTTCAGGAGAAAAAAATAAACGGAATTGGTGGTTGCAACAATTATTTCGGAGCCATTACTGAGCTTAGCCAAGATAAAATTCAGTTTGGCAAAGTGGGAGCGACCAAAAAAATGTGTATGGAAGACAATATCGAAATGGCGTATTTCACTGCATTGTCCGAAGTACGTACTTTCAAAATAAACGACGGAAAATTAGTTTTGTTCGATGCTTCAGGTAAAGAAAAGTTGATTTTCAGCCCTAAACAACAAGTAAATGAGCGTCTGCACGACATTTGGGGAGCTGTCCGCATCGGTGGAAAAACTATCGAAAACAAAGAAAGCGTTCCGTTGTTGGAAATCAATCTTACTGAAATGAGTATCAGCGGAAGTGATAGTTGTAATAGTTATTTTGGTCATATTGAGGAGCTTACTGAAGAAAAAATCGTTTTTGGAGATATCGGTATGACTGCCAAATTATGTTCCGAAATGGAAATCGCTCGGCAGTACAACGAAGCCATTGGCAAGGTAGCTTCCTACAAACTCGACGGACTTAATTTAACGTTTTATGACATCAATGGCAATGAGTTAGTTGCTTTTATAAAAGGGGATTAA